ACCAAGGATAGCCATGCATAAGCTGGGACAGACCCGCAGCACCAATCAGCGCGATCATCTTCTCCACACGCCGGACACCTTCGTCCGCACAGTGCTGCCCGGCATGGAACTCGCCACCGCCGTCGTCCACATCTCCCCCGCAGCAGGCGCTGCCTTCACCCAATACACCGCCGAACTCGAACCCGGCGGCAAACTGGGACCCACATCCAACCAGCGTTTTATCTATACCCTCGAGGGTGCAGCCGATCTCGCAACCGACAGCACGTTTCAATCACTCATCCCAGGAAGCTTCACCTACATCCCTGAAGACGCCGCACACACACTTACCGCGCAACAGGCCACGCGCCTCGTCATCATCGAAAAACCCTACGAAGCGATCGCTTCCGCTCCTCCACCAGAGCTACTCATAGGCCACGAAGACAAAACCCTCTCAGTCCCCCTCGACGACGACCCCGACCTCCAGGTTCGCAGGCTCCTGCCCGGCTCTCCGTCCTTCGATTTCGCGGTCAACACCATGACTTACCAGCCCGGCGCCGCACTCAGCATGGTCGAGGTTCACATCATGGAGCACGGCCTTCTGATGCTTGAAGGCGGCGGCATCTATCGCCTCGGAGACAGCTGGTATCCAGTCACTGCAGGCGACTTCATCTGGATGGGACCCTTCTGTCCACAGTGGTTCGCAGCCATCGGCAAGCGTCCCGCAAAATACCTCATCTACAAAGACTGGAACCGTCACCCACTGGTCTAGCATCTACGTCAACCTCGGCCAAAAGGAGGCAACAGTTTTGGCACAGCAAATTCAGATCGATCAACCACGGCTGACGAGCGAACTCGCAACCCTCGCAACCTTCACCGACGCCGAGCCCGTCAGCAACGGCACCCCCGTCACCCGCATCGTCTTCTCTCCAGACGATCTCCGCGCCCGCGCATGGCTCAAAGAACTTGCCACCGCCGACGGTTTCGAGGTTCGCGACGACGCCGTAGGCAACATCTTCATCCGCTGGACCGGCACTGACCCCGACGCGCCTGCAGTCGCCACCGGCTCACACACCGACGCCATCCCTCACGCCGGAATGTACGACGGCACGGTCGGCGTCCTCGGCGGTCTCGAAGCGATGCGCACGCTCAAACGCAGCGGCCTGCAGCCCCGCCGCTCCATCGAACTCGTCATGTTCACCTCCGAAGAGCCCACCCGCTTCGGCATCGGCTGTCTCGGCAGCCGCCTAATGTCCGGGACCCTCGATCCTAAACAAGCCGACGCTCTCCACGAAGCCAACGAGCCAGCCGACACGGCCAAGACCCTCGCACAAGTTCGCACGGCTGCGGGCTTCACCGGCGACCTCGCTTCGGTTAAGCTCTCACCGAACCACTACCACGCCTGGCTCGAACTCCACATCGAACAGGGTCCCCTGCTCGAACGCGAAGGCACTCCCATCGGCATCGTCACCAGCATCGCCGCCCCCGCAGGCTATCGTTTCACCATCAGCGGCCTCGGCGGCCATGCCGGCGCGCTCCTCATGCCCGACCGCAAAGACGCACTCTGCGCCGCGGCCGAACTCATTCTCGCCATCGAAAAACACGCCCTCGCCACACACGTCATCGACACCGTCGCCACCGTCGGCACCTGCGACGTCCATCCCGGCGCAGTCAACAGCGTCCCCAGCCGTGTCGTCCTCCAACTCGACATCCGCGACACCGACCCAACCCGCCGCGAGTCCGTCATGCAGGCCATCCGCCGCGACATCGAAACCCTCCGCCAACGCCGCGGCGTCATCATCACCGAGCAGATCATCAACGCCGACGCCCCCGCGCAATCCTCCCCACACCTCGTCGAACTCCTCGAAGAGGTCTGCGCCACCGACGGCATCTCTCCCAGAAAGATGGTCAGTCGCGCCTATCACGACTCGCTGTTCATGGCCCGCATCGCACCCATCGCCATGATCTTCATCCCCTGCCGCAACGGTGTAAGCCACAGACCGGACGAATATGCCACACCCGCGCATACCACTCTCGGGGTACAAGTGCTTGCCTCAGCTCTTGCTAAACTAGCGTCAGAGTAACTCCGCATTCGGCATGGCCATCGAATCCATTAATCCCGCCACCGGCAAGCTGTTGCGCAGCTTCGACCCGCTCACCGACGAAGCCGCGCGCCAGAAGATCGCTCTCGCCGCCGACTCCTTTCGCACCTACTCTCTCGTGCCGCTCGAACACCGCGCCCTGTGGATGCGCAAGCTCGCGTCGATCCTCGAACACGAGATCGACGACCTCTCCATCCTCATCACCCAGGAGATGGGCAAGCCCCTTGAGGCAGCTCGCTTCGAGATCCTCAAATGCGCCGACGCCTGCCGCTACTACGCCGAACACGCTGCCCGCATCCTCGCACCCGAGTCCATCCCCACCGAAGACAACTACAGCTACGTGCGGTGGGATCCAATCGGCATCGTGCTGGCCGTCATGCCGTGGAACTTCCCCTTCTGGCAGGTCTTCCGCTTCCTCGCACCGGCGCTCATGGCCGGCAACGTCGCTCTCCTTAAGCACGCCAACAACGTCCCGCAGTGCGCTCTCGCCATTGAATCCCTCGTTCGCCGCGCAGGCTTTCCCCGCGGCACCTTCCAAAGCCTCCTCCTCGAAATCCATCAAGTAGAAACAGTCCTGGGCGACGAGCGCGTAGCCGCCGTCACCGTCACCGGCAGCGAGACGGCAGGCCGAGCCATCGGTGCGCAGGCTGGCTGGCTCATCAAAAAATCCGTCCTTGAACTCGGCGGCAGCGACCCCTTCATCGTCATGCCCTCCGCCGATCTCGACGCCGCCATCGAAACCGCAGTCCGCGCCCGCTGCGTCAACTCCGGACAATCCTGCATCGCGGCAAAACGCTTCATCGTCGCCGACGAGATCTATGACGTCTTCGAATCGCGCTTCGTCGCAGGCATGGAAGCCATGCGCGTAGGCGACCCCATGAAGGACGGCACCGACATCGGCCCGCTCGCCACCGTCCGCGCCGTCGACCTGCTCGAACAACAAGTGCAAGCCGCCACCCGCGCCGGAGCGCGCATCCTCACCGGCGGCGAACGCATGCTCGGTACCGGCAACTACTTCGAGCCCACCGTCCTCACCGGCGTCCCACGCACCTCCGCCGTCTATCGCGAAGAGCTCTTCGGCCCCGTAGCCATGCTCTTCCGCGTCGAGAACATCAACGAGGCCATCGAGATCGCGAACGACACCCCCTTCGGCCTCAGCGCCTCCGCCTGGACGCGCGACCCCGCCGAACAACAACGCTTCATCTCCGAGCTGCAATGCGGCGGCGTCTTCCTCAACGCCATGGTCGCCAGCGATCCCCGCCTGCCCTTCGGCGGCATCAAGCGCTCCGGCTACGGCCGCGAACTCTCCGCCGCAGGCATGCGCGAGTTCCTCAATGCAAAAACCGTCGTCATCTCCTCCGCGACGACCCCCAACGAACCCGCCACCAAGCCATACCTCGTCTCCACCGCCGACCCCTCCCCCACCCGCTAGCCTGTATCAGCCCCGAGCGAATTGTAGGCATCCTTTGTCCTAACAAGATCGAACGGCTAGTCCTAAGCAAGATCGAACACCAAAGCCCCGAATAAGGTGGCCAAGCCGCGTATTAGGCCCTCGCTGTCATCCTGCCGAAGAGCTGGCCACGCCAGTATTAGCCTTTGCTGTCATCCTGAGCGCAGCGAAGGATCCCGACGAACTCCGCCACGCCCAAACCGCTCGTCCCTTTCAAGCCACGCCTTTCAAGCCGTTGTCTGTTCTTAATCACCCTCTAGCAAGATGCGGCTCCATCCGGAAGCAATTAGTCTCTTGTGAAATTTAAATTCGGAACACTGACGCCTTCCCCTCTCCCAACACGAGACACCCGTTTTCGGCTAAGCTTCTGTGTCGTCAAGAAGCGTTCTCCGTTCGTCGCGAAGCCCTCGTCGACCAGACACACTTTTTACCCAAGAGGATCACCATGCCCGATCTCAAGTACTCCAGCGGCTTCGGAAATGAGTTTGCCACCGAGGCCCACCCCGGCGCACTCCCCGTCGGTCAGAACGCCCCACAAAAGGCCCCGCTCGGCCTCTACACCGAGCAGCTAAGCGGCAGCCCCTTCACCGCGCCCCGCCTGCTCAACCGTCGCACCTGGACCTACCGGATCCGCCCTTCCGTCATGCACAAACCCTACGAGCGGATCGCCAACGGCATGGTTCGCGCCACTCCATTCAACGAAATCGAAACCACACCCAACCAACTCCGCTGGGACCCGCTTCCACTACCAACGACGCCAGTCGACTTTGTAGACGGCCTCACCACCCTCGCCGGCAACGGCGACCTCACCATGCACTCCGGCGTCGCCATCCACATCTACGCCGCAACCAAGAGCATGACCGACCGCTTCTTCTACACCGCCGACGGCGAGCTTCTCTTCGTCCCCCAACTCGGCCGCCTCATGCTCCACACCGAACTAGGCATCCTCGACCTTACCCCAGGCGAAGTAGCTCTCATCCCACGCGGCATCAAGTTCCGCGTAGAGCTTCTCGACCAACAAGCCCGCGGCTATCTCCTCGAAAACTACGGCGCCAGCTTCCGCCTTCCAGAGCTCGGCGCAATCGGCGCCAACGGCCTCGCCAACAGCCGAGACTTCCTCACCCCGCACGCAGCCTACGACGACCGCGACAACGCCACCTTCCAGGTAGTCGCAAAGTTCCAGGGAAATCTCTGGGCCTGCGACTTCGACCACTCCCCGCTCGACGTCGTCGCCTGGCACGGCAACTACGCCCCCTGCAAGTATGACCTCGCCCGCTTCAACTGCATCAACTCCGTCAGCTTCGACCACCCCGACCCTTCCATCTACACCGTCCTCACCTCGCCCAGCGAGATTCCCGGCACCGCCAACGTAGACTTCGCCATCTTCCCTCCACGCTGGATCGTCGCCGAGCACACCTTCCGTCCGCCATGGTTCCACCGCAACTTCATGAACGAGTTCATGGGTCTCGTCACAGGCGAATACGACGCCAAAGCCGAAGGCTTCGTCCCCGGCGGAGCCAGCCTGCACAACTGCATGAGCGGCCACGGCCCCGACGCCGAGACCTTCGACCGCGCCAGCAAAGCCGACCTCAAGCCCGTCAAACTCGAAGGCACTCTAGCCTTCATGTTCGAAACTCGCTTCGTCTGCCGCCCTACCAAGTTCGCGATGGACACCGCCGCCCGTCAACACGAGTACTACACCTGCTGGCAGACCCTGAAGAAAAACTTCAAACCGTAGCACTCATGCAAGCCGCAAGCAACACCCAGTCTCTGGCCAAGGGGAGGACCATTGGTGTTCGGTCAAACGAGACAAGGTATACAAGTCACGAAGTGACCGCCCCACGCGCAGTGGGCCAGTCCGGCAGGACGTCTCTTCCGTGCCCCCTAAAAATTAAACGTAGCCTGCAACGTGATCCGACGCGAAGCCGTAGCCGAGCTGAACGGCCCAGCCGCCAGCGTAGTGAACTGACCAAACCGAGGCGAACTCAAACTACTCGTAGGCGTGCCGTAGGGAATGACGTTGAACAAGTTGAATGCCTGCGCGCCCAGGGTAAACGTATACCGATGACCCGAACTCGCGCCCTGTGGCCCGAACCCTCCACGAACACCACCCGGCCCACCGGCACGAGCACCACCAAGTCCTCCGGGACCACCACCAGGGCCGCTACTCGCTCCCGCCGCCGCAGTAGCTCCGCGAGTTCGCTCCCCAAATCCAAACGTCCGCGAAGCGCGAAGATTGAACGTAAAGTTCGACGGACCATCGCAGTAGTTGATCGGCACCGGCGTCAGGCTGCCGGTCTGCGTGGAGCTGAAGTCACGCGAAATCCTGCAGCGCCCACTATCTCCACTCTCGAAAAACGGCCGTTGGTTGTAGATCGAGGAGCCCGTAGGATCGAGACCGGTCGTCAGGTTATACGGCGTTCCCGACTGCACAATAATGAACGGACTCGCAGAGAAGCTATACGGAAGCTGCCAGCTCCCCCCGACAACCGCAAAGCTCGCATGCGTAAACGACGCACGCCCATAGTCCACCTTCGTGTCCGTATTGCTGGTCGGAAAGAATCCCGCCCCCGAGGTATTGGCATCGGCAAGATTCAACGAATAAAACCCGAACAACGTCAGCTTCTTCAACCGCGCATTTCCATTGATCAATAGCTGATTTTCTTTATAGACACCGCCCGACTGAAACTGCTGATCGAAGCCCGTATCGACAATGAAGTTTCTGCTCAGATACTGATGATCGCCACGCGCATAAAGGTAGTTCACCGACATTGTGGCCGCGCGCCCGAGCTGCTGATCGACCCCAACCGCCTCCTGCATCGTGTACGAGCTGCGTATCCCGTCGCCGAGTCCGTAAGTTGTAATTTTGTTCGCGACCGCCGTGCCACAGTTACCAGGATTATCCGGCGTGCACACAGCCCCGGGATTAAGGACCGTCGAGGTCACCTGATTGAAGCCATTCTCCTGCAGCGTAGTCAGATAGTTCGCCAGCGTAAATCGATCGTAAAAGATCCCGTACCCGCCTCGCACCACCGTAACCGGCGATTTATTGCCCGCTCGGGGAATCCCGTAGGCGAACGATATACGCGGCGCAAAATCACGCCCACTATTGATAACGTTCTGCGCCTCCAACCGAAGCCCATAGGTAATCGTCAGGTTTCCCCTGGGCTTCCAGTCATCCTCCGCATAAAACCCAACATCGGTCAGGCGTCCCGCCACCTGCTGCTTATTGATCGCCGTCTCCGCATACTGCCCTGGCAGCCCACACTGGTACGACGAAATCCCTCCATTCAGTGTGTCGCAGGGCTTCGTCGCCGCCGGATTACAACTGCTCGGCCGCTTGATACTAGGATTCGAATCGAAACAAGGATCCAGCAGATAAGAGTAAGTAAAAGTCCCATTCGATCCCGCATTCGACGAGAGCGACTCGTTGGTCGTGCGTAACCTCCCGCCAAAACGAATGAAGTTCTTCGCCAGCGCAATCGAACTGTAGTTCTGCAACTCAAGGTGAGTGCTGGTGCTCCTCTGCGTCCCTTGGCTCGATCCGCCCGACGTAAAGATTCCCTGCACCGACAGCGTCGGCGTCGTGCTCAGCGGATCCTGCGTCGAGTAGTCACGCTGATACTCAAACCGCGTCTCGTTGATCACCCGAGGACTCAAAATCTGCGTATCGCTGATCTGAACCGTATTCTCCGTAGTCTCCGTGTTGTAGCCCGCCGTCGGAAGATTCGTATTCCCAATGCCGTTGTTCTGCTGACCATTCACGTTGTACTGGTACCGCACCGTCAGCGTGTTCTTCTCTCCCAGCGCAAGGTCCACGCGCGGGCTCACATCGCTCCGCGTCTGCGGATGCGACACAGCGCGCGCCGACTCCGGATAAGAAGAAAAATAAGAGCAGCTTGAAATCGTTGCAACACCCGGATCGCACGGCGTCGTCGCATCCGCCGAAGTCGCATAGTAGCCGCTGGGATTGACGATATTGTTGTCCTGGATCGTCCGATGCGACCCGCCCACCGTAAATGACGCGATGCGGTTGATCGGCCCGCTCACGCTCCCCAGAATAAAGATCGTGTGGTACGGAGGCTGCGTGTTCGACGGCCCCAGGAAAGGGTTCGAAGTATTGAAGGCATTATCCCCGCCCTGCACACTCAGGCTGCCGTGATACTTGTCCGTCCCCGGCTTGGTAAAAACCTCGACACGCCCATAGCCAAGCTTGTCGTACTGGGCCGAAAACGGATTCTGATTGATCCGAATCTCGCGGATCGAAGACTTTGGAGGAAGCTGTCCGCCGGTAAATCCATCCACATAAATCTGCCCGCCGTTCGGTCCCGCAGCAGGCCCTGCCAGCGCGGTCAACTCCGAAGACAACTCATCCGGGTCATCCGATAGCGCATCCAGGTCCTTCCCCTTGATAACAGTGCTACTGGCATTACTGTCGGAGTCCACGCTCACCTGCGCACCCTGCGAGTTGACGTTCACCTCTTGCTTCTGCTCCTGGATTGCCATCTTCGCATCCAGCGCCAGATTTTGCCCCGCCGCAAGCCTCACCCCCAGCTTCACGTACGATGCGAATCCCGACATCGTCACCGTCAGGGAATAAGTTCCCGCACCAACATTCCGCAACACATAACTTCCATCGCTCTGCGACTGCGTAATCAAAGCCTTGCCGGCGGCCGGAGTAAGCGTCACCGTCGCCCCGGGGATCACAGCACTCTCAGGATCCGCTACCACCCCGTGCACGATTGCGCCCGTCTGCTGGGCACTCGACACCACCGGCATCCATGCAACAAAAAAAAGCAAAACAAACTTCAACCCTGCGCGGAATGACATTCCTTCTCCTAAAAAGTTTTCCATCGTTGCAGTTCGCGATCGAGCTACTGCGCGCTGCCATCAGAGCCGCCGAGACTCCAGGGAGAAAGCGTCAACGCCGGACCACTGCTAGGTGTTGCCGCCAGAATCGGCTCTACCCCCGAGAGCAAAGTCACGCACGTCACCTGACTGACGGCCGAATCCGGCTGCGACGCGACAATCATCACTGCATCTCCCACCTTAAGATCGGCAACACTCTGACTCGGCAGCCGGCTCACCAGTTGCGAGAGATCCGTTCCTGCAGAGTGGCCCGTACCGCCCGTCCGTTCCCCGCCACCGGCAGCCTGTCCTGCACCCTGCGCCGGAGCCTGCGAGTCGCCGCCCCCGCCACTTGCCCCGCCCTTTGCACGAGCCGCAAATCGTGCCGCAGCCTCAGGCGGCAACGCCTTTAAGCTGGAGTTGTCTGTAATCTTCACCGACACCGTCTTCTTGGTCGCCAGGTCCTTCAGCGTCAGTGTTCCGCCAGCCGCATCGATCGTTGCGATCAGACCAGCGAGATTCCTGAATGAGCCGCTCACCACCTCCTCCGCTTGAATCGACGACCCATCATCGGACGTCGTCCCGCGCACACGAAGCTGATCCCCCACCTGTATCTGTGCCAGCGTCCCCGGCTTCGCATCTTCAAACTTCACCGAGTCGCCCGCATATCGCCGAAACTTCGTCGCACTCGACGTCGTCACCGTCAGCTTCTTCGCGCCAACCGACAACACTGCCGAGCCGGCCCCGGCATCCACCGCGCTCACAATCCCGCCCATCCCCCGCTTCTGCCAATCGCCCTGCTCCGCCTCGTGCTTCTGCGCAATGTCCGACGACTTCATCAGGATCACACGCGATGCCGTAAGCCCCGCGCCGCCGTCACCAGCCTTGCCACTCACCAGCACCCGGTCCCCCGCCGCAATGTCGGCCAACGCAATCGTCTGCGCCGTCTTCAAATCCGTGCTGCCGGGCGCCAGTTGCAGAATGCGAGCCCCATCGGCCACACTCACGACAACCTCCTGCCCCGCATCCGTAGTGAGCGTCAGGCTGTTCCCTGCCGTCGCCTTCACCGTACCAATCTGCCGCACAGCTGCGGACGTCGCAGCCGGATTCTGCGCTAAAGCACAGAGGTCTCCGACAGACAATGCGGCGATCGAAACGATCAATCCGGCACCCAATACAACTGCCCGGAAAACCCCAGATTCTCTTAACATGGTTCTCTTCCTCAAGTGAAATACCGCCGCATCCTCGTCGGTCGCCTGGGATTTACTCCTCCAGGTCGCCATCCACTAAGGAAGACGAGATAGCAGCGCAAAAGTTTCCTGGGAAAAGCCTGTCTTGAAGAAGGCGGAACCCGAGCAAACCGGCTCCGACCCACTGCTCCATGCTAAACGCTTTACGGTCCCCTGCCCATCAGAACCATCGCCCGTCAGTCTCTCACAACACCACTCAACTTGCGATGGCCACGCTCATGGCGAAGACTTTACCGGAAGGAACCGGTTCGATCTCAGCATCGAAGGCGTCAAGCTCAAGGAGTGTTACCGGATCGTCTCACTCGAAAGGATCGCCACGCTCTCCGCAGGCAACTCCACAGAACCACCCTTGACCACAACCTCATCCTTCGAAGCTAGCAACAAGGCAGCCTTCTTTACAAAAGGAAGCTCCACCGTCGCCGATCCGAGATTGCACATCACCGTCACCACCCCACGCTCGAACATCAGCCAGCGCCGCTTCTCATCGAAGGTCACCTTCACGTGTCCCACCGCACCATCGTTCAACGCCACAGACCCGCGCCGCAACTGAATCAGTCTGCGGTACCAATCCAACATCTCTCCATGGCGCCCCTGATGAACCTCCGCCCAATTCAACTTCGATCGCAGAAACGTCTCAACATCTTCCGGATCGGGAATGTCCTCGGGGTCCCATCCAAACGCCGCAAACTCGTCTCGACGCCCGTTCTTTACCGACTTCGCCATCTCCGGATCCTCATGGTCCGCGAAGTATTGAAACGGAGTCGACGCGGCATACTCCTCGCCCTGAAAGACCATCGGAACAAATGGAGCCGTCATTACAATCGCAGCCGCCACCCTCGCGCGGTCGAACCCAACCGTCTGGTCTAACCTGTCGCCAACCGCACGATTGCCAACCTGATCGTGATTCTGGATATATCCCAAAAAATGATGCGGCGACAGCTCATCCGCCGGGCGCCCATGCGATCGCCTCCGATACTCCGAGTAGCTTCCGTCCTGCACAAAGTTTTTCGCCAGGGACTTTGCCAGCTTCTCCAACGAGCCGAAGTCCGAGTAGTAACCCTTCTCCGTTCCTTCGTTCGTCAGCACCGCAAACAGCGCATGATGAAAGTCATCGCTCCACTGCGCATCCATCCCATACCCGCCCTCCCTCGCAGGAGTAACAACTCGGGGATCGTTCAGGTCACTCTCCGCGATCAACACCAGCCGCCGTCCCACCTTCGCAGACAAAGTCTTCACCTCAGACGACAGCTGCTCCATAAAATGTATCGCCGACCGGTCGACATACTCATGCACCGCGTCCAGGCGAAGTCCATCGATGTGATAATCCCTCATCCACATCAGCGCGTTGTCGCAGAAAAACCTCCGTACCTCGTCGCTTCCCTCGCCTTCAAAGTTGATCGCGCCTCCCCACGGAGTGTGATGTCTCTCCGTGATGTAAGGTCCATACTTGCCCGAGTAGTTCCCCACCGGTCCGAAGTGGTTATAAACCACGTCCAGCAACACCGCGAGCTCCCGCGCATGGCAGGCATCCACCAGCCGCTTCAACCCATCCGGCCCACCATACTGTTCGGTCACCGCAAACAGCGCAGCCCCGTCATACCCCCACCCCTGCCCACCCGGAAACGCAGCCACCGGCATCAACTCCACATGCGTAATGCCAAGCTCCACCAAATATCCAAGCTTCTCTATCGCCGAATCGAAGGTCCCCTGCGGTGTAAACGTTCCCACATGCAACTCATAGATCACTGCATGCGCAAGCGCAGCCGCACTCCAGCCTCTGTCACTCCACTTGAAAGCCCTCTGGTCATACACCCGCGACAGTCCATGCACTCCATCCGGCTGCCACTCCGATCTCGGATCAGGCCACGCCTTCGGATCATCTCCAATCACAAACCCATAGTCCGTACCCACTCCCGCCTGCTCCACGGAAGCACTCCACCATCCGCGCCCGTCAGGCCCGCTCATCGGATAAGTAACATCGCCGATCTTCACGCCCATCTTCGACGCACTCGGCGCCCAAACCGTAAACTCATGCATCAGCGGTCTCCCCCAACCTCTTCGCGCGCCAGTAGCGCCACCGGAAAATCCTTCAACAGCCCCTTGACTTCGACCTCGCCACCCTCAACGATCGCTCCCGTCAAACGATTCCTCCATCGTCCCTCCGGCAGTGTCACCACTGTGTCCTTCCACGCTCCGTCAAGCTTCACCGTGAGCCTTGGCGCCACCGTCACCACATCCTCACCTCGCAGATACGCAATCACGTGGTCATGCTTCGCTCCATCCACCATCAACGGAACATAGTCCGCCTCTGCACCAAACGACTTCGGCCTCTCACGTCTCAGTTGAAGCGCCTTATGGATGGTCCACATCTTCGGCAGCCCTTCCTCAGCTCTTGCCATCACCTGCGCCGCCGCATCACCGCCGTTCATCGGCTTCAAGTCATATAGCAACCGCTGCCGCAGTGCATAGTCCACCGGCCGACGATTATCCGGATCCACAAGACTCAAATCCCAGATCTCCGTTCCCTGGTACAGATCCGGCACACCCGGAGCGGTGTACTTCAACAGCGTCTGCGCCAGCGAATTCACACGCCCCGCCTCCAGAATCCTCTCCACAAACTGCTGTAGCTCTCGCTGAAACGGCGCATAGCTATACGTAAATTCAATGAACAGACTCAGTGCATCTTCAAATTCTTTATTGTTCGCCACCCAGGTCGTCTGTTGCTTCGCCTCGCGCATCGCCTTCAACATATAAGCCTGAGCGCGATCCATCGGCAGCGGCCACGCCCCAATCAAAGTCTGGTAGAAAAAGTACTCCGTAT
This Tunturibacter gelidoferens DNA region includes the following protein-coding sequences:
- a CDS encoding M20 family metallo-hydrolase; translation: MAQQIQIDQPRLTSELATLATFTDAEPVSNGTPVTRIVFSPDDLRARAWLKELATADGFEVRDDAVGNIFIRWTGTDPDAPAVATGSHTDAIPHAGMYDGTVGVLGGLEAMRTLKRSGLQPRRSIELVMFTSEEPTRFGIGCLGSRLMSGTLDPKQADALHEANEPADTAKTLAQVRTAAGFTGDLASVKLSPNHYHAWLELHIEQGPLLEREGTPIGIVTSIAAPAGYRFTISGLGGHAGALLMPDRKDALCAAAELILAIEKHALATHVIDTVATVGTCDVHPGAVNSVPSRVVLQLDIRDTDPTRRESVMQAIRRDIETLRQRRGVIITEQIINADAPAQSSPHLVELLEEVCATDGISPRKMVSRAYHDSLFMARIAPIAMIFIPCRNGVSHRPDEYATPAHTTLGVQVLASALAKLASE
- the allE gene encoding (S)-ureidoglycine aminohydrolase; the protein is MHKLGQTRSTNQRDHLLHTPDTFVRTVLPGMELATAVVHISPAAGAAFTQYTAELEPGGKLGPTSNQRFIYTLEGAADLATDSTFQSLIPGSFTYIPEDAAHTLTAQQATRLVIIEKPYEAIASAPPPELLIGHEDKTLSVPLDDDPDLQVRRLLPGSPSFDFAVNTMTYQPGAALSMVEVHIMEHGLLMLEGGGIYRLGDSWYPVTAGDFIWMGPFCPQWFAAIGKRPAKYLIYKDWNRHPLV
- the hmgA gene encoding homogentisate 1,2-dioxygenase encodes the protein MPDLKYSSGFGNEFATEAHPGALPVGQNAPQKAPLGLYTEQLSGSPFTAPRLLNRRTWTYRIRPSVMHKPYERIANGMVRATPFNEIETTPNQLRWDPLPLPTTPVDFVDGLTTLAGNGDLTMHSGVAIHIYAATKSMTDRFFYTADGELLFVPQLGRLMLHTELGILDLTPGEVALIPRGIKFRVELLDQQARGYLLENYGASFRLPELGAIGANGLANSRDFLTPHAAYDDRDNATFQVVAKFQGNLWACDFDHSPLDVVAWHGNYAPCKYDLARFNCINSVSFDHPDPSIYTVLTSPSEIPGTANVDFAIFPPRWIVAEHTFRPPWFHRNFMNEFMGLVTGEYDAKAEGFVPGGASLHNCMSGHGPDAETFDRASKADLKPVKLEGTLAFMFETRFVCRPTKFAMDTAARQHEYYTCWQTLKKNFKP
- a CDS encoding TonB-dependent receptor, with the protein product MSFRAGLKFVLLFFVAWMPVVSSAQQTGAIVHGVVADPESAVIPGATVTLTPAAGKALITQSQSDGSYVLRNVGAGTYSLTVTMSGFASYVKLGVRLAAGQNLALDAKMAIQEQKQEVNVNSQGAQVSVDSDSNASSTVIKGKDLDALSDDPDELSSELTALAGPAAGPNGGQIYVDGFTGGQLPPKSSIREIRINQNPFSAQYDKLGYGRVEVFTKPGTDKYHGSLSVQGGDNAFNTSNPFLGPSNTQPPYHTIFILGSVSGPINRIASFTVGGSHRTIQDNNIVNPSGYYATSADATTPCDPGVATISSCSYFSSYPESARAVSHPQTRSDVSPRVDLALGEKNTLTVRYQYNVNGQQNNGIGNTNLPTAGYNTETTENTVQISDTQILSPRVINETRFEYQRDYSTQDPLSTTPTLSVQGIFTSGGSSQGTQRSTSTHLELQNYSSIALAKNFIRFGGRLRTTNESLSSNAGSNGTFTYSYLLDPCFDSNPSIKRPSSCNPAATKPCDTLNGGISSYQCGLPGQYAETAINKQQVAGRLTDVGFYAEDDWKPRGNLTITYGLRLEAQNVINSGRDFAPRISFAYGIPRAGNKSPVTVVRGGYGIFYDRFTLANYLTTLQENGFNQVTSTVLNPGAVCTPDNPGNCGTAVANKITTYGLGDGIRSSYTMQEAVGVDQQLGRAATMSVNYLYARGDHQYLSRNFIVDTGFDQQFQSGGVYKENQLLINGNARLKKLTLFGFYSLNLADANTSGAGFFPTSNTDTKVDYGRASFTHASFAVVGGSWQLPYSFSASPFIIVQSGTPYNLTTGLDPTGSSIYNQRPFFESGDSGRCRISRDFSSTQTGSLTPVPINYCDGPSNFTFNLRASRTFGFGERTRGATAAAGASSGPGGGPGGLGGARAGGPGGVRGGFGPQGASSGHRYTFTLGAQAFNLFNVIPYGTPTSSLSSPRFGQFTTLAAGPFSSATASRRITLQATFNF
- a CDS encoding DUF5666 domain-containing protein, with the translated sequence MLRESGVFRAVVLGAGLIVSIAALSVGDLCALAQNPAATSAAVRQIGTVKATAGNSLTLTTDAGQEVVVSVADGARILQLAPGSTDLKTAQTIALADIAAGDRVLVSGKAGDGGAGLTASRVILMKSSDIAQKHEAEQGDWQKRGMGGIVSAVDAGAGSAVLSVGAKKLTVTTSSATKFRRYAGDSVKFEDAKPGTLAQIQVGDQLRVRGTTSDDGSSIQAEEVVSGSFRNLAGLIATIDAAGGTLTLKDLATKKTVSVKITDNSSLKALPPEAAARFAARAKGGASGGGGDSQAPAQGAGQAAGGGERTGGTGHSAGTDLSQLVSRLPSQSVADLKVGDAVMIVASQPDSAVSQVTCVTLLSGVEPILAATPSSGPALTLSPWSLGGSDGSAQ
- a CDS encoding NAD-dependent succinate-semialdehyde dehydrogenase, which translates into the protein MAIESINPATGKLLRSFDPLTDEAARQKIALAADSFRTYSLVPLEHRALWMRKLASILEHEIDDLSILITQEMGKPLEAARFEILKCADACRYYAEHAARILAPESIPTEDNYSYVRWDPIGIVLAVMPWNFPFWQVFRFLAPALMAGNVALLKHANNVPQCALAIESLVRRAGFPRGTFQSLLLEIHQVETVLGDERVAAVTVTGSETAGRAIGAQAGWLIKKSVLELGGSDPFIVMPSADLDAAIETAVRARCVNSGQSCIAAKRFIVADEIYDVFESRFVAGMEAMRVGDPMKDGTDIGPLATVRAVDLLEQQVQAATRAGARILTGGERMLGTGNYFEPTVLTGVPRTSAVYREELFGPVAMLFRVENINEAIEIANDTPFGLSASAWTRDPAEQQRFISELQCGGVFLNAMVASDPRLPFGGIKRSGYGRELSAAGMREFLNAKTVVISSATTPNEPATKPYLVSTADPSPTR